A window of Candidatus Poribacteria bacterium contains these coding sequences:
- a CDS encoding PIN domain-containing protein: MYKAMEVRHHNFTSKDKLFLDANIWLYLFSPREPRDRWKQIYSEVFERILKANSRIYVDVLVVSEFINAYARMKWRAVAPHIKSFKDFRNSTGFKPVAEDITAGVREIISHCSRIESGFVTLQMDGLLTDYAAGNSDFNDQVITALCKNNGLTLITNDSDFKTQDIPILTANSNLL; this comes from the coding sequence ATGTATAAAGCAATGGAGGTGCGCCATCACAACTTCACCTCTAAAGACAAATTGTTTCTGGATGCCAATATTTGGTTGTATCTGTTCAGTCCACGGGAACCCAGAGACCGTTGGAAACAAATCTACTCCGAGGTTTTTGAACGTATCTTGAAAGCGAACAGTCGAATTTATGTTGATGTTCTTGTCGTTTCAGAATTCATCAACGCTTATGCTCGGATGAAATGGCGAGCTGTCGCCCCGCATATCAAATCGTTCAAAGATTTTCGCAACAGCACAGGTTTTAAACCTGTTGCTGAAGATATTACTGCAGGTGTTAGGGAAATTATAAGCCACTGCTCACGCATCGAGAGTGGCTTTGTAACACTGCAAATGGATGGCTTGCTTACTGACTATGCCGCGGGCAATTCTGACTTCAACGATCAGGTCATAACGGCTCTCTGCAAAAACAACGGACTCACCTTAATAACAAACGACAGCGATTTCAAAACTCAGGATATCCCCATCCTTACTGCGAATTCCAATCTCCTTTAG
- a CDS encoding SDR family NAD(P)-dependent oxidoreductase yields MSTNTDLGFFATDVSFTDKSAIVTGSSRGIGRAIAIELARQGADVLINYNQNRDAAESVQQEVEALGRKAVIIQADISDLDSHERLLNTAHEAFGKVDVLINNAGITRIADILQETPEQFDLIVNTNLKATHFLTQRVANYMVADEIRGCIIYTLSISDTVASDNRTAYCISKAGLEMSMRAYAGRLAVHGIKVNGIAAGVIDTDLSRVRIPDYEEAAEKGYIFMVRAGAPEDVAHATISAMKLYDTGVVLPAAGGVMTPLLNLRSMAELDMNKS; encoded by the coding sequence ATGTCAACAAACACAGACCTCGGATTTTTTGCAACAGATGTTTCGTTCACAGACAAGTCCGCAATCGTGACAGGTTCCAGCCGCGGCATCGGACGCGCAATCGCTATTGAATTAGCGCGTCAAGGTGCTGATGTGCTTATCAATTACAACCAAAACCGTGATGCCGCTGAATCCGTGCAGCAAGAGGTAGAGGCACTCGGCAGAAAAGCAGTTATTATTCAAGCCGACATCAGCGACCTCGATTCACACGAGAGGTTGCTTAACACCGCACACGAGGCTTTCGGGAAGGTGGACGTCCTCATCAACAATGCCGGTATCACCCGTATCGCTGATATTCTTCAGGAGACACCCGAACAGTTTGATCTGATTGTCAACACCAACCTCAAGGCGACGCACTTCCTCACACAACGCGTCGCAAACTATATGGTAGCGGACGAGATTCGCGGGTGTATCATCTATACGCTCTCGATTTCTGATACAGTGGCATCCGACAATCGCACCGCCTATTGTATCTCAAAAGCAGGGTTGGAGATGAGTATGCGCGCCTACGCTGGACGCTTAGCAGTACACGGTATTAAAGTGAACGGCATCGCTGCGGGTGTGATTGATACAGACCTCTCGCGCGTCCGTATTCCCGATTATGAGGAGGCCGCGGAGAAGGGGTATATCTTTATGGTCCGCGCCGGCGCGCCTGAAGATGTCGCGCACGCCACCATCTCTGCGATGAAACTTTACGATACGGGGGTCGTTCTCCCCGCTGCAGGTGGTGTGATGACACCGCTATTGAATCTCAGGTCTATGGCGGAATTGGATATGAATAAATCTTAA
- a CDS encoding STAS-like domain-containing protein yields MSEDIRISMFEVVGSPFCVASDDGEKIHKHLDAALRANQEVVLSFHNVTALTGAFLSAAIGQLYGTFSEEKIQSLLKVEDAKSDDLRLLRSAVNNAKLYFKNPERFNQAIREVMGDEVGDV; encoded by the coding sequence ATGTCAGAAGATATTAGAATATCCATGTTTGAAGTCGTAGGCAGCCCTTTCTGTGTTGCCTCCGACGATGGGGAGAAGATTCATAAGCACCTTGACGCTGCACTGAGGGCGAATCAAGAGGTTGTACTCTCGTTTCATAATGTTACGGCACTAACTGGGGCTTTCTTAAGTGCCGCGATCGGTCAGTTATATGGCACATTTAGTGAAGAAAAAATACAATCTCTATTGAAGGTAGAGGATGCAAAGTCAGACGACCTTAGATTGTTGAGGAGTGCTGTTAACAATGCCAAGTTGTACTTCAAAAACCCGGAACGATTCAACCAAGCGATACGAGAAGTAATGGGCGATGAGGTTGGTGATGTATAA